A single Tenacibaculum sp. Bg11-29 DNA region contains:
- a CDS encoding endonuclease/exonuclease/phosphatase family protein, with the protein MSRSKRKNTFTVAFYNVENLFDIVNNALTADDDYTPSGKLKWNTTKYHHKIKKITSVISQIGKNKSAFPPALVGLVEVENAKVVKDLTRHKNLSKFNYSYVHYDSPDERGIDVALMYNKDFFEVISTDTHSLYLTDDEGEVDYTRDLLVVKGKLNGELIHVLVNHWPSRRDGDEETKEKRIKAAKQVQHVISDIKAKEENAKFVVMGDFNDDPTSESVKDFLVIDDLYNPMKSLFEKGEGTSTYYKEWHLFDQIIFSRDFFDTEKSIHTFLKATIFKKDWLQFYKGKFKDSPFRTYIGPWYQGGYSDHFPVYLTFEKR; encoded by the coding sequence ATGTCTAGATCAAAAAGGAAAAATACTTTTACTGTTGCTTTTTATAATGTTGAAAATTTATTTGATATAGTAAATAACGCATTAACTGCGGATGATGATTATACACCATCAGGTAAGCTTAAATGGAACACAACAAAATATCACCATAAAATAAAAAAAATAACATCTGTAATTAGTCAAATTGGAAAGAATAAATCAGCCTTTCCTCCAGCTTTAGTAGGGTTAGTTGAGGTGGAAAATGCTAAAGTAGTAAAGGATTTAACGCGTCATAAAAATTTATCAAAATTTAATTATAGTTATGTTCATTATGATTCACCTGATGAAAGAGGTATTGATGTAGCATTAATGTATAATAAAGATTTTTTTGAAGTAATTTCTACTGATACACATTCTTTGTATTTAACAGATGATGAAGGGGAGGTGGATTATACTCGTGATTTATTAGTAGTAAAAGGAAAGTTAAATGGAGAATTAATACATGTTTTAGTGAATCACTGGCCATCAAGAAGAGATGGAGATGAAGAAACAAAAGAGAAGCGTATAAAAGCAGCTAAGCAGGTGCAGCATGTAATTAGTGATATAAAAGCCAAAGAAGAAAATGCAAAATTTGTTGTAATGGGTGATTTTAATGATGACCCTACAAGTGAAAGTGTAAAAGACTTTTTAGTTATTGATGATTTGTATAACCCTATGAAATCTTTATTTGAGAAAGGGGAAGGGACTTCAACTTATTATAAAGAATGGCACTTGTTTGACCAGATTATATTTTCTAGAGATTTTTTTGACACTGAAAAAAGTATACATACTTTTTTAAAAGCAACTATTTTTAAGAAAGATTGGTTGCAGTTTTATAAAGGGAAGTTTAAAGATAGCCCTTTCAGAACTTATATAGGTCCATGGTATCAAGGAGGTTATTCAGATCATTTCCCAGTATATCTTACTTTTGAAAAAAGATAA
- a CDS encoding glycogen/starch synthase, whose amino-acid sequence MKDKRILYVSSEVTPYLPETELSSTAFNVAKNAHSKGVQTRIFMPRYGVINERRHQLHEVIRLSGMNLIINDMDMPLIIKVASIPKERMQVYFIDNEEYFKRKAVYSDEDDTLFSDNDERMIFFAKGVVETVKKLNWAPDIIHVHGWMASLLPLYLREFYKEEPLFAESKIVTSLYSNNFEGELNSELANKVRFDKIDASKIATIEIPNQINILKSAIENSDAIVKGSEVLPDEINAFIDETSAKVLEFQSEEVLTEAYLEFYKENVLEISE is encoded by the coding sequence ATGAAGGATAAGAGAATATTATATGTTTCATCAGAGGTAACACCTTATTTACCTGAAACAGAATTATCGTCTACTGCATTTAATGTTGCTAAAAACGCACATTCTAAAGGAGTTCAAACCCGTATTTTTATGCCTCGTTATGGTGTGATTAATGAACGTAGGCATCAATTACATGAGGTAATACGTTTATCAGGTATGAACTTAATAATTAATGACATGGATATGCCATTAATTATTAAAGTTGCTTCTATTCCTAAGGAAAGAATGCAAGTGTATTTCATTGACAATGAAGAGTATTTTAAGCGTAAAGCTGTATATTCTGATGAAGATGATACGCTATTTAGTGATAACGATGAACGTATGATTTTCTTTGCAAAAGGTGTTGTTGAAACTGTAAAAAAATTAAATTGGGCGCCAGATATTATTCATGTTCATGGATGGATGGCCTCTTTACTTCCTTTATATTTAAGAGAATTTTATAAGGAAGAACCATTGTTTGCCGAAAGCAAGATTGTAACTTCGCTTTACAGTAATAATTTCGAAGGTGAATTAAATAGTGAGCTAGCAAACAAAGTTCGTTTTGACAAGATTGATGCGTCAAAAATAGCTACTATAGAAATACCAAACCAAATTAACATATTAAAAAGTGCCATTGAAAACTCAGATGCTATTGTGAAAGGTAGTGAAGTTTTACCCGATGAAATCAATGCTTTTATTGATGAAACATCTGCTAAAGTTTTAGAGTTTCAATCAGAAGAGGTTTTAACTGAAGCCTATTTAGAATTTTATAAAGAAAACGTTTTAGAAATAAGCGAATAA
- the panC gene encoding pantoate--beta-alanine ligase has product MKIYKTKSELKEFLSKIKKTKKTIGFVPTMGALHEGHLSLVKRAKKKNDFTVVSIFVNPTQFDSKEDLGKYPKTFENDVKLLESVNCDALFFPSVEEIYNKEVAADSFNFDGLEHQMEGKFRDGHFNGVGTIVKAFFEIVMPNNAYFGKKDFQQLQIIKKMVEKHDLPIKIKGCDIYREDDGLAMSSRNTRLTKEYRNAAPFIYKTLKKAKKKFNIKSAEEVVKWVNKKFKKHPLLELEYFTIADEKTLKTINKKESNEKYRAFIAVFAGEIRLIDNIRLK; this is encoded by the coding sequence ATGAAAATTTATAAAACTAAATCAGAATTAAAAGAATTTTTATCAAAGATAAAAAAGACAAAAAAAACAATAGGATTTGTACCTACTATGGGAGCCTTGCACGAAGGGCATTTGTCGCTTGTTAAAAGGGCAAAGAAAAAAAACGATTTTACAGTAGTAAGTATTTTCGTGAATCCTACTCAGTTTGATAGTAAAGAAGATTTAGGAAAATACCCCAAAACATTCGAAAATGATGTTAAATTACTGGAAAGTGTAAATTGTGATGCGCTGTTTTTTCCATCAGTAGAAGAAATATATAATAAAGAAGTAGCAGCCGATAGCTTCAATTTTGATGGTTTAGAGCATCAAATGGAAGGTAAGTTTCGAGATGGTCATTTTAATGGGGTAGGAACCATTGTGAAAGCATTTTTTGAAATAGTAATGCCAAATAATGCTTATTTCGGGAAAAAAGATTTTCAACAATTACAAATCATAAAAAAAATGGTAGAAAAACACGACCTACCAATAAAAATTAAAGGATGCGATATTTATAGAGAAGATGATGGTTTAGCTATGAGTTCTCGAAACACTCGTTTAACAAAAGAGTACAGAAATGCAGCTCCGTTTATATATAAAACGCTTAAAAAAGCTAAGAAAAAATTTAACATTAAAAGCGCAGAAGAAGTGGTTAAATGGGTGAATAAAAAGTTTAAAAAACATCCATTATTAGAATTGGAGTATTTTACAATTGCAGATGAAAAAACATTAAAAACAATTAATAAAAAAGAATCAAACGAGAAATACCGCGCATTTATAGCTGTTTTTGCGGGTGAGATTCGTTTGATAGATAATATAAGATTGAAATAA
- a CDS encoding DUF4270 family protein: MIRKIGVLGISLLCFAAIVSCEKDFNNIGNSVVDNTKFETGEILLDVEITPINIESVRADNITLGNSAQYWLGGYKSGNYKTIQSSIVSQLGLLGSLKTEDVKAATEDGQIDSFYVLDKVVLKIPYTATNTGKESDGKPKFRLDSILGNTAIATSLKIYKNGTYLNSLDPTNPTKSNSFESNYDYYSQISDPINDLLNEDANFSFKPSPVDTMLVLTRNISNGNTYKDTVRLANKAPFLTVPLDMAKMKALFWDEFKNDQFKTAEAFNTYFKGVILKTEGTDGAMVPISLLGTSTSVSIDFHYTITTFERKAGESALVLKDTLPSTYSFPLSGVRNSIYATSAATTVTPADNFVLQGTAGTMANVKIIDDTKLQELKANNWLINDASLTFYVNQTINTDKNILPQKLLLYQNKDNGSAGVTPTQISDSYNETTTFGGSLGLSEDDKPEKYNFRITDYLSDLLDGTTSDILPLILKVYNDPTDNAIKNNALDINVRTYNWNPRGVTLLNGNETANGVKRAVLKVSYSKEK, from the coding sequence ATGATTAGAAAAATTGGTGTTTTAGGTATTAGCCTGCTATGTTTTGCGGCTATCGTATCATGTGAAAAAGATTTTAATAATATTGGAAACAGCGTTGTTGACAATACAAAATTCGAAACGGGAGAGATTCTATTAGATGTAGAAATAACTCCTATTAATATCGAAAGCGTTAGAGCTGATAATATTACATTAGGTAATAGTGCGCAATATTGGCTAGGTGGTTATAAAAGTGGGAACTATAAAACAATACAATCTTCTATTGTTAGTCAGTTAGGTTTATTAGGAAGTCTTAAAACTGAAGATGTAAAAGCTGCTACTGAAGATGGTCAGATCGACTCTTTTTATGTTTTAGATAAAGTAGTTCTTAAAATACCATACACAGCAACAAACACAGGTAAAGAAAGTGACGGTAAACCTAAATTTAGATTAGATTCTATATTAGGTAATACAGCTATTGCTACTTCTTTAAAAATATATAAGAACGGAACCTATCTAAACTCTTTAGATCCTACTAATCCAACAAAAAGCAACAGCTTTGAATCTAATTACGATTATTATTCTCAAATTTCAGATCCTATTAACGACCTTTTGAATGAGGATGCTAATTTTTCTTTTAAACCTAGCCCTGTAGACACAATGTTAGTATTAACCAGGAATATTAGTAATGGTAATACATATAAAGATACGGTTAGGCTTGCTAACAAAGCCCCTTTCTTAACCGTTCCTTTAGATATGGCAAAAATGAAAGCACTTTTCTGGGATGAGTTTAAAAATGATCAATTTAAAACAGCCGAAGCTTTTAACACTTACTTTAAAGGAGTCATTCTTAAAACCGAAGGTACTGACGGAGCTATGGTTCCAATTAGTTTATTAGGTACTAGTACTTCTGTTAGTATAGATTTTCACTATACTATTACCACTTTCGAAAGAAAGGCTGGTGAGTCTGCTTTAGTTTTAAAAGACACATTACCTAGCACCTATTCATTTCCATTATCTGGTGTAAGAAACAGTATTTACGCAACATCCGCAGCCACTACAGTAACTCCTGCAGACAATTTTGTACTTCAAGGAACAGCTGGCACAATGGCTAATGTTAAAATTATAGACGACACAAAACTACAAGAATTGAAGGCTAATAATTGGTTAATTAACGATGCTTCTTTAACTTTTTATGTTAACCAAACTATCAATACCGATAAAAACATTCTTCCTCAGAAATTACTACTATACCAAAACAAAGACAATGGTAGTGCAGGTGTAACTCCTACACAAATTTCTGATTCTTACAACGAAACTACTACTTTTGGAGGTAGTTTAGGATTATCTGAAGACGATAAACCTGAAAAATATAACTTTAGAATTACAGATTATCTTTCTGATTTATTAGACGGCACAACAAGTGATATCTTACCGTTAATTTTAAAAGTATACAATGATCCTACTGATAACGCAATAAAAAACAATGCACTTGACATAAATGTTAGGACTTATAATTGGAATCCAAGAGGAGTTACTTTATTAAACGGAAATGAAACTGCAAATGGAGTAAAAAGAGCTGTGTTAAAAGTATCATATTCAAAAGAAAAATAA
- the panD gene encoding aspartate 1-decarboxylase, with amino-acid sequence MLVQVVKSKIHRVKVTGADLNYIGSITIDEDLMDAAGIIEGERVQIVNNNNGERLETYAIPGPRKSGEITLNGAAARKVAKGDVLILIVYGFLELEEAKKFKPQLVFPNEETNLLN; translated from the coding sequence ATGTTAGTACAAGTAGTAAAGTCAAAAATCCATCGCGTAAAAGTTACGGGTGCCGATTTAAATTATATAGGAAGCATTACCATAGATGAAGATTTAATGGATGCTGCAGGGATTATAGAAGGAGAACGTGTTCAAATTGTGAATAACAATAACGGAGAGCGTTTAGAAACATATGCAATTCCAGGGCCACGAAAAAGCGGAGAGATTACCTTAAATGGTGCTGCCGCTAGAAAAGTAGCTAAAGGAGATGTGTTAATTTTAATTGTATATGGTTTTTTAGAGTTGGAAGAAGCTAAGAAATTTAAACCACAATTAGTTTTTCCTAATGAAGAAACTAATTTACTTAATTAA
- a CDS encoding SDR family oxidoreductase produces MEQNQINVILTGTTGTLGSQVFYELLQQDNIKHIFLPVREKNGKSALQRIQNILNNDATPTFISENKDLISQKIKVLDMVAFFKPATFLSKKETNFFIHSAGSVNLSTDESQRDIIFTGVYQFTKDVFNAFSSYITKFTYISTAFSIGNIGGLIDNDYHTTKKPKYRNFYEEAKHTTEKYLLKKGKENNIAIQILRPSVLGGNIFKNSPYFISNYMVYYLLGKFFYKNPLANTSIRLAANFKTGLNIIPVDYVAKIIANVYQKQIVQLNIVHSKSTNIVKGMGRILKAVEFNNFTILNSSTGGALLKGKNRLESIYYKTIGLHLNQYLTSEPYEYDTSLLESILPIPKYNTEDYLENTISYAKSKKFKGEDW; encoded by the coding sequence ATGGAACAAAATCAAATAAATGTTATTCTTACTGGTACAACTGGAACCTTAGGTTCTCAGGTTTTTTATGAATTATTACAACAAGATAATATTAAACATATATTTCTTCCTGTAAGAGAAAAAAATGGAAAATCAGCATTACAAAGAATTCAAAACATATTGAATAATGATGCTACTCCAACATTTATTTCAGAAAATAAAGATTTAATTTCTCAGAAAATAAAAGTTTTAGATATGGTTGCTTTCTTTAAACCAGCAACTTTTTTATCAAAAAAAGAAACTAATTTTTTCATTCATTCTGCAGGAAGTGTAAATTTATCTACTGATGAATCGCAACGTGATATAATTTTTACAGGTGTTTATCAATTTACAAAAGATGTTTTTAATGCATTTTCTTCTTACATCACAAAATTCACTTATATAAGTACCGCATTTAGTATTGGTAATATTGGCGGGTTAATTGATAATGATTATCACACTACAAAAAAACCTAAATACCGTAATTTTTACGAAGAAGCAAAACACACTACCGAAAAGTATTTATTAAAAAAGGGAAAAGAAAATAACATTGCCATTCAAATATTAAGACCTAGTGTTTTAGGGGGTAATATTTTTAAAAACTCTCCTTATTTTATTTCTAATTACATGGTTTATTATCTTTTAGGTAAGTTTTTCTATAAAAACCCATTGGCAAATACCTCTATTAGACTTGCAGCAAACTTTAAAACAGGTTTAAATATTATTCCTGTAGATTATGTTGCCAAAATAATAGCCAACGTATATCAAAAACAAATAGTACAACTTAACATTGTGCATTCTAAGAGTACAAACATTGTAAAAGGAATGGGAAGAATTTTAAAAGCGGTGGAATTCAATAATTTTACTATTTTAAATTCATCAACAGGAGGTGCGCTCTTAAAAGGTAAAAACAGATTAGAAAGTATTTACTACAAAACTATTGGTTTGCATTTAAACCAATACCTAACTTCCGAGCCTTATGAGTACGATACAAGCTTATTAGAATCAATACTACCAATACCAAAATACAATACCGAAGACTATTTAGAAAACACGATTAGTTACGCTAAATCAAAAAAATTTAAAGGAGAAGATTGGTAA
- the pheS gene encoding phenylalanine--tRNA ligase subunit alpha: MLDKVKELIGDVKAFKATSKEEVEAFRIKYLGSKGLLKDLFAEFKNVDAAMRKDFGQALNNLKKSAEGKVTELTETLEGSIEHKNFYGDLTRPSEPINLGSRHPISLVKNQIIEVFNRIGFTVSEGPEIEDDWHNFTALNLPEYHPARDMQDTFFIDKNPDTLLRTHTSSVQVRYMENNTPPIRTISPGRVFRNEDISSRAHCIFHQVEGLYIDTDVSFADLKQTLLYFTKEMFGKSKIRLRPSYFPFTEPSAEVDIYWGLETETDYRITKGTGWLEIMGCGMVDPNVLKNANIDPTKYSGYAFGMGIERIAMLLYQIPDIRMFYENDKRFLEQFKSVI; encoded by the coding sequence ATGTTAGATAAAGTAAAAGAACTGATTGGTGATGTAAAGGCTTTTAAAGCAACTTCTAAAGAAGAAGTTGAGGCTTTCAGAATAAAATATTTAGGAAGTAAAGGATTATTAAAAGATCTATTTGCAGAGTTTAAAAATGTTGATGCAGCAATGCGTAAAGATTTTGGACAAGCTTTAAACAACCTAAAAAAATCTGCAGAAGGAAAAGTTACAGAGTTAACTGAAACTTTAGAAGGCTCAATAGAACATAAGAATTTTTATGGAGATTTAACACGTCCGTCAGAACCAATTAACTTAGGTTCTCGTCATCCAATATCATTGGTTAAAAATCAAATTATTGAGGTTTTTAATAGAATTGGATTTACAGTTTCTGAAGGTCCAGAAATTGAAGATGACTGGCATAACTTTACGGCATTAAACTTACCAGAATATCATCCGGCAAGAGACATGCAGGATACTTTTTTTATTGATAAAAACCCTGATACCCTATTAAGAACACATACCTCATCGGTACAAGTTCGTTATATGGAAAACAATACGCCACCGATTAGAACAATTTCTCCTGGTCGTGTTTTTAGAAATGAAGATATTTCTTCTAGAGCACATTGTATTTTTCATCAGGTTGAAGGTTTATATATAGATACTGATGTTTCGTTTGCTGATTTAAAGCAAACATTGTTATATTTTACAAAAGAAATGTTCGGTAAATCTAAAATTCGTTTGCGACCTTCTTATTTCCCATTTACTGAGCCTAGTGCCGAAGTAGATATTTATTGGGGATTAGAAACAGAAACTGATTATAGAATTACCAAAGGAACAGGTTGGTTAGAAATTATGGGATGCGGAATGGTAGACCCAAATGTATTAAAAAATGCAAATATCGATCCTACTAAATATTCTGGATATGCATTCGGAATGGGAATTGAGCGTATTGCCATGTTATTATATCAAATTCCAGATATTAGAATGTTTTATGAAAATGACAAACGTTTCTTAGAGCAATTTAAGTCAGTTATTTAA
- the glmS gene encoding glutamine--fructose-6-phosphate transaminase (isomerizing), whose amino-acid sequence MCGITGYIGNRDAYPIVINGLKRLEYRGYDSAGIMMYDGEKIHLSKTKGKVSDLEIITNKEEKRKKGNIGIGHTRWATHGVPNDTNSHPHVSESGNLVIVHNGIIENYDTLKKELISRGYTFKSDTDTEVLINLIEEVKKNENCKLGKAVQLALTNVIGAYAIAVFDKKKPNELIVARLGSPIAIGVGKNNEEFFVASDASPFIEYTKDAIYLEDGELAIIKKGKEIKVRKIENDKEIDTNIQELQLSLDQIEKGGYDHFMLKEIYEQPKAIIDTYRGRMLPDEGIIRMAGIDDNLSKFTNANRIIIVACGTSWHAGLVGEYLFEDMARIPVEVEYASEFRYRNPIINENDVVIAISQSGETADTLAAIKLAKSKGAFVFGVCNVVGSSIARETHAGAYTHAGPEIGVASTKAFTTQITVLSLIALKLAKEKGTLSKSAVNSYLHTLQQIPAQVEKLLEADSQIKKIAEVYKDSKNCLYLGRGFNFPVALEGALKLKEISYIHAEGYPAAEMKHGPIALIDENMPIFVIATNKGHYEKVVSNIQEIKSRSGKIIAIVTEGDTTVKEIADHVIEIPDTDEAFTPLLTTIPFQLLSYHIAVLLEKNVDQPRNLAKSVTVE is encoded by the coding sequence ATGTGTGGAATAACAGGATATATAGGGAATAGAGACGCCTACCCTATTGTTATAAACGGATTGAAACGTTTGGAATATAGAGGTTATGATAGCGCTGGGATAATGATGTATGACGGAGAAAAAATACATTTATCTAAAACCAAAGGAAAGGTTTCTGATTTAGAAATCATCACCAACAAAGAAGAAAAAAGAAAAAAAGGAAATATTGGAATTGGGCATACCCGCTGGGCAACTCATGGTGTACCAAATGACACAAATTCTCATCCACATGTTTCTGAATCTGGAAATTTAGTTATTGTTCATAATGGTATTATTGAAAATTATGATACTTTAAAAAAAGAATTAATTTCTAGAGGTTACACTTTTAAAAGTGATACAGACACAGAAGTATTGATTAACCTTATTGAAGAAGTTAAAAAAAATGAGAATTGTAAATTAGGAAAAGCTGTTCAATTAGCACTTACAAATGTTATTGGAGCATATGCTATTGCTGTTTTTGATAAAAAGAAACCTAACGAATTAATTGTAGCTCGTTTAGGAAGCCCTATTGCAATAGGTGTTGGAAAAAACAATGAAGAGTTTTTTGTTGCTTCTGATGCATCTCCTTTTATTGAATATACAAAAGATGCTATTTACCTAGAAGATGGTGAACTAGCTATTATAAAAAAAGGTAAAGAAATAAAAGTTCGTAAAATTGAAAACGATAAAGAAATTGACACTAATATTCAAGAACTTCAATTAAGCTTAGATCAAATTGAAAAAGGTGGATATGATCATTTCATGTTAAAAGAAATTTACGAGCAACCAAAAGCTATTATAGATACTTATAGAGGAAGAATGCTACCAGACGAAGGTATTATTCGTATGGCTGGTATTGACGATAATCTTTCTAAATTCACAAATGCAAATAGAATTATTATAGTTGCTTGTGGTACTTCATGGCATGCAGGTTTAGTTGGTGAATATCTTTTTGAGGATATGGCTCGCATACCTGTTGAAGTAGAATACGCTTCTGAGTTTAGATACCGCAATCCGATTATTAACGAAAACGATGTAGTTATTGCTATTTCTCAATCTGGAGAAACAGCTGATACATTAGCAGCTATTAAATTAGCAAAATCAAAAGGAGCATTTGTTTTTGGTGTTTGTAATGTTGTTGGTTCATCTATTGCTAGAGAAACTCATGCTGGTGCATACACACACGCTGGACCTGAAATTGGAGTCGCTTCAACAAAAGCATTTACAACACAAATAACAGTACTTTCTTTAATTGCATTAAAACTTGCTAAAGAGAAAGGAACATTGTCTAAATCTGCTGTAAACTCTTACTTACATACATTACAACAAATTCCTGCTCAAGTAGAAAAACTATTAGAAGCCGATTCACAGATTAAAAAAATAGCTGAAGTTTATAAAGATTCTAAAAACTGTTTATATTTAGGTCGAGGTTTTAATTTTCCTGTAGCATTAGAAGGAGCTTTAAAACTTAAAGAAATTTCATATATTCATGCAGAAGGATACCCTGCTGCTGAAATGAAACATGGACCTATTGCTTTAATTGATGAAAATATGCCAATTTTTGTAATAGCGACTAATAAAGGCCATTATGAAAAAGTTGTTAGTAACATTCAAGAAATAAAATCTAGAAGTGGTAAAATTATTGCCATTGTAACTGAAGGAGATACAACAGTGAAAGAAATCGCAGATCATGTAATTGAAATTCCTGATACTGATGAAGCTTTCACTCCGTTATTAACGACAATACCTTTTCAGTTATTATCATACCATATAGCTGTGTTATTAGAAAAGAATGTAGACCAACCTAGAAACTTAGCAAAGTCGGTAACTGTTGAATAA
- the gdhA gene encoding NADP-specific glutamate dehydrogenase, with translation MESKINAFIDYVKQRNSNEPEFLQAVHEVAETVIPFIENNPKYQGKKLLERMVEPERTLMFRVAWVDDKGETQVNRGYRVEFNSAIGPYKGGLRFHPSVNLSILKFLGFEQVFKNSLTTLPMGGGKGGSDFNPKGKTDREVMAFCQAFMSELFRHIGANTDIPAGDIGVGGREIGFMFGQYKKLRNEFVGVLTGKGASWGGSLIRPEATGYGDVYFAENMLKTKGDSFKGKTVVVSGSGNVAQYATEKATELGAKVVTLSDSSGYIYDADGINAEKLAFVMEIKNVRRGRVSEYVEKYPNAKFFAGERPWSVTCDVALPCATQNELNGEEAKVLVANGCICVAEGANMPSTPEAVEVFVAAKILFAPGKASNAGGVATSGLEMSQNSLRYNWTREEVDSKLKAIMNDIHASCVEYGTQADGFVDYVKGANVAGFVKVADAMLDQGVV, from the coding sequence ATGGAATCTAAAATAAATGCTTTTATCGATTACGTGAAACAACGTAATTCTAATGAACCTGAATTTTTGCAAGCTGTACATGAAGTTGCTGAAACAGTAATTCCATTTATTGAAAACAATCCTAAATATCAAGGGAAGAAATTGTTAGAAAGAATGGTTGAGCCAGAAAGAACTTTAATGTTTAGAGTTGCTTGGGTAGACGATAAAGGTGAAACGCAAGTAAATAGAGGATACAGAGTTGAGTTTAATTCAGCAATTGGGCCATATAAAGGAGGTTTACGTTTCCACCCATCTGTAAATTTATCTATCTTAAAATTCTTAGGATTTGAACAAGTATTCAAAAACTCTTTAACAACTTTACCAATGGGTGGAGGAAAAGGAGGTTCTGATTTCAATCCAAAAGGAAAGACTGACAGAGAAGTAATGGCTTTTTGTCAAGCTTTTATGTCTGAGTTATTCCGTCATATTGGAGCTAATACAGATATTCCTGCTGGAGATATTGGTGTTGGAGGAAGAGAAATTGGATTTATGTTCGGACAGTATAAAAAATTACGTAACGAGTTTGTTGGTGTTTTAACTGGTAAAGGAGCATCTTGGGGTGGTTCTTTAATTAGACCAGAAGCTACAGGTTACGGTGATGTTTATTTTGCTGAAAACATGTTAAAAACAAAAGGTGATTCTTTTAAAGGTAAAACTGTAGTTGTTTCTGGTTCTGGAAATGTTGCACAGTATGCTACTGAAAAAGCGACTGAACTAGGAGCTAAAGTGGTTACTTTATCTGATTCTTCGGGGTATATTTATGATGCTGACGGAATAAATGCTGAAAAGTTAGCTTTCGTTATGGAGATTAAAAATGTTCGTAGAGGTAGAGTTAGTGAATATGTAGAGAAATATCCAAATGCAAAATTCTTTGCAGGTGAAAGACCTTGGTCTGTAACTTGTGATGTTGCTTTGCCTTGTGCTACTCAAAATGAGTTAAACGGTGAAGAGGCTAAAGTATTAGTAGCAAATGGGTGTATTTGTGTTGCTGAAGGAGCAAACATGCCTTCTACACCAGAAGCTGTTGAAGTATTTGTAGCTGCAAAAATATTATTTGCACCAGGAAAAGCTTCAAATGCTGGTGGAGTTGCAACATCAGGTTTAGAAATGAGTCAGAACTCTTTACGTTACAACTGGACAAGAGAAGAGGTTGACTCTAAATTAAAAGCTATTATGAACGATATTCACGCTTCTTGTGTTGAGTATGGTACACAAGCTGATGGTTTTGTAGATTACGTAAAAGGAGCAAATGTTGCTGGCTTCGTAAAAGTTGCTGATGCAATGTTAGATCAAGGAGTTGTTTAA